A region of the Herpetosiphon gulosus genome:
CCTCATCAAACAACAATTTTGGTTTAATGATGGATGCCTATAGCGGCGTGCCTGCTAAGTATCCAACCGTGTTCTCGACCGTGCCGAATGGCCCTTCGCACATCTTAGCTAAGTTGATTCACCTTGGTCCAGGTGTGAGCCAAGAGGATGAGGCTGACAGTGGGTTTGATGCTGATGGCCCAAATAACATCGACCCCAGCGCCAATACCCCCGACCAAGATCGCTATGATAATGCCTTCCTCAGCCCATTGGATATCAATAGCTTGCCCAACTGCCAACCAACCCAACTGCGCTACCAAGTCACGGTTGACCCAAGCTGGACTGGTGGCACAATCAAGCTGTATACCAATCTGTGGTTTGATTGGGATCGCAGCGGCTATTGGGGTGGAGCAACCTTCAACTGTGCCAATGCGACCACGACTGAATGGTCAGTTCAAAATGATGTTAATGTGATCACTGGCCCAGGCACCTATATTTTCAGCACCTCGGCTTTCTTGCCAGTCAACACTAATAGCAACAAACCATTGTGGATGCGGATTTCGTTGAGCGAAACGCCTGCAACCAATGACGATGGCCGCGGCCCAGCTAATCGCTGGAAATATGGCGAAACCGAGGACTACCTCTTAACTGGTAGTGATGAGCCAACCCCAGAACCAACCAAAACCTTTACTCCAACCCCAGTCCCAACGCGGACTTTTACCCCAACCCCAGTCCCAACGCGGACTTTTACCCCAACCCCAACCAATACGGCAACCGCTACCTCAACCAATACCCCGCCACCAACGCGGACCTTTACCCCAACGCCAACCCCAAGTGGCAATGATATTATCTCCGATCTTGGCGATGCGCCGGATTCGACCAACCACTTTGCCACTGGCATGCTGGCCTATGCTCCAGCGACGGGCGCTCGCTACCCCACCGTGTTCGACCCTAGCACGGGTCTTCCCGAAGGCCCATTGCACTATGATGCCAAACAAGTTGTGCTTGGCAACCTCTCAACCTTTGAACGCGAGGCCGACACTGGCCCTGACGCTGATGTTGTGAACAATATTCAGCCAAGTACCAATCTGCCCAACCTTGATAAAGCTGATGATGCCTTCTATTTGGGCGTGCCCACTGTCAATAGCTTTATTCCAGCCTGCCAAACCGAAGCCTTGGATTATCGAGTAACGGTCAACAGCGTACCAGCGGGTGTCACTCGTTTGTATGTCAACGTCTGGATCGACTGGAATCGCAGTGGTTTCTGGGGTGGCTCAACCCAATGTAATGGTGGCTTGGCCAATGAATGGGCCGTACAAAACCAAATGATCCCAGTTGTGAGCGGCAACTATGTCACGCCTAATTTCTTAAGTGGCATCCAAACCAGTAATTTGGGCGATATTTGGATTCGGATCACGATTAGCGATAGCCCCGCAACCAATGATGATGGTCGTGGCCCAAGCAGTGGCTGGAAATATGGCGAAACCGAAGATTATCTGTTGCGCTATATCACCAACCCAACCCCAACCCACACGCCAACTCACACACCAACCAATACGCCAACCAATACGCCGACACCAAGCCATACCCCAACGCCGCTGCCAGCAATCAGCGATTTGGGCGATGCTCCTGATTCAAGTAACAACTTCGGGGTCAACATGACCACCTATGTTACTGGCGTAATTGCCCGTTTCCCAACCGTCTTTGGTGGCCCCGCGCCAATTGGCCCATTCCACCGCGATGCGCGGCGCTACCACCTTGGCCGTGGCGTGACCTTTGAGCGCGAAGCTGATATTGGCTTCGATATGGATTATACCCATAACATCTCGCCAACCCTCAACATGAACGACCAAGATCGGGCTGATGATGGTTTAGTGAGCCCACGAACCTTGCAGGCGTATCAAAACTGTAGTGCTACGCGGTTTACATACACCGTCACCAATAATACAGCCTCGCCTTTGACGGTCTATTTCAACTCATGGTGGGATTGGAACCGCAGCGGCAATTGGGGCGGAACGTTCCAATGTCCTAATGGGCTTTCCAATGAATGGGCGGTGCAAAATCAAGTGATTGTGCTAAACCCTGGAGTCAATACCTTTACTACGCCTACGTTCTTCCCCTACCATCCACCACAACGGGCTGGGATTTGGTTCCGCATGACGGTTAGCCCAACGCCTGCCAGCGCAGCTGATGGTCGTGGTCCAAATGCTGGTTGGGAGTTTGGCGAAACCGAGGATTATATCTTCATGCCCGATTTGGGCGATGCGCCGGATAGCAATAACAGCGCAGCAGCCAGCATCCTAGCCTATTCGCCAGCAACCCAAGGTTTCTTCCCAACGATTTTCAACCGCGTGCCCGCCGCCTTGCCCAAAGGCCCATTACACCAAAACTTGGGCATGCCGTATATGTTAGGCAAATCGTTGACCGCTGAAACTGATGCCGATATTGGGCTTGATGACGATGCAACAACCAATATTCAAACAGCGCTAAACCGTGGCAATTATGATCGAGCTGACGATACCTTTGCTGGCGGCCCACCAACGGCCAATAGTTTTGGTCATTGCCGCGCCAATACCTTGCCTTATACCGTGCGTTTACCCAATAATCCAGCCCCAACTGGCTCGATGGTCGCCTATGTCAATGTCTGGATCGATTGGGGCGCGAATGGGCAATGGGGCACAAACTATGGCTGTGTCGATTCACTTGGGATTACGCGGGTAGCTCGCGAATGGGCTGTCCAAAATCAGGTTGTCAATCTGAGTGGCCCGAATGTTTACAGCTTGGTAACGCCAGTATTCTATTCATATCAACCAACCTTGCCATTCAAGCCAGTTTGGCTGCGGATCACCATCAGCAACACCCCGGCAACCGCCGCCGATGGTCGTGGCCCAAACACTGGTTGGGAATACGGCGAAACCGAGGATTATCAATTGAAGGTCTTATTGACCCACGTGGTTAGCGGCCATGTCTTTGATACTGCTGGCTTGCCAATTGTTGATGCCAATGTCTATTTGTATCGCCGTGGCACTACGGGCAACCCGGCTCCCGAGTTGGTGGCGAGCGCCCAAACCGATGAACAAGGCAATTACGAAGTGAGCGGCGAAGCCAATGGCGACTATTTGATCTTTGTCGAGCAGGCTGGTTATCAATCAATTTGGTACAAAGATGCCCCAACTGCCGACCAAGCTCAGCCGATCTCAGTCGATGAGCCTGGGGTCAATCGAATCGATTTCACCCTTGTACCCAACGGCGAACCAGAGCCAACCTACGAAAAATAAACGGCACTGTTAGCCAATTCAAACAATGAGGTTACCGACGCTTGCTCAGCCAGTTTTGGCTTGGGCAGGCGTTGGCGTTTGCGGAGGATTATCCCATGGGAACACGTCTGCTGCGGTGCTGCTTGCTGATCGGTCTATTGTTAAGTGCCATGCTTCCGCCAATCGTGGAGGCAACACCGAAAGCAGCGCCATTGGTGGCCATTTATATTTTGGCCTACGATAATCGCCTCGATAGCACGATGAATTTAACGCCCTATTATGATGCAACCCTCACCAGCATTACCAATGCCACTGTTGGTCAGCCCGATCTCACGGCGATTGTTTTGGCTGATCTGGCTGGAATGAATGATACTCACGTGCGAGTTGTGCAGAACGGCAATGTCAATACCTTGATTGGCTTGCCCGATATTGATGGAATTATTGATAGCAACCTTAAAGAATATGATGTGACCGATGGCAAAACCTTGGGTGGTTTTTTATTGTGGGCCAAAAGCAGTTATGCTGGCCAAAATTACACCTTGAGCTATATCGGCCATGGCGTGCCAATTATGCCCGATATCGAGATTTCAACGATCAGCCAGCCCGAACGCCCAGCTAGCAGTATCAATTTGCCTCCGTTGCCCACCCGCATTGGGGCAAATGCCGATGTGACCGATCACACGCTGACCACTAGCATCAGCGGCTATAATGCGCTTTCGCCCAACGATTTGGCCTTGGCCTTGGCAATTGCGGCTCCGATTGGCCCACGCTTTGCGGTGATCGACGTGTTAATGTGTTTTGGTGGCTCGGTTGAGGCCTTGTATCCGCTTGCACCGTATGCCGAATATCTGACCGCCTCGCCCAACTATGCCTTTTTCGACCCAACCATGCCCGGCAATGCCTTGCTTGGTTTGAACAGTAATCCTAATCCGCTGCAAATGGCTCAACATATCCTCAATAGCTACCATAATCAACTACCAAGCAGCGACCATCCACGGATTTTAAGCGTGATCGATGCCGATCAATTGAATAATCTCAAAACCACGTGGGATAGTGCCTCGAACGCAATCTATCTCAATTTGCTTAATTCCAGTCAGCGCGAAGCAACCCGAACAGCATTGTTCAATGCCTATCTTGAGAGTCGAAAATATGATCTGACCTATTGTGAGCCAAGTGACTGGGAGCTTAACGCGCCCGATGGCTTGGTTGATTTGCGCAGTTTTGCCCATGGTTTGAGCCAAAGTTTCGCCAATCTCAATCCGCAAATTGCAAGCCTTGCCGCCCAAACCCGCGATCGGATTCGCAATAGCAGTGGCAATTCGATGGTTGTGGTGTATCGCTTGGCGGATAACGATTTTCCATGGTTCGACCCAACTCCAACTCAGTGGATTTTTGATGGACTCAATCCACTTGGGCTTGACGATGATGCCGCTGGCTTAAGTTTATACGCCGATTTACAAGGTATTCCGGTGGTGGGAGCAACCGAATTAAGCTGGCAGGCGCATTGGTATCACGACGATGACACCCAGCTGGATAATCCGCATCCGTTGGCATTTTTAGCCGATGTGACCCATCGCAACGGCTGGGATGAGGTTTTTCAGGAATATTGGCGTGATATTGATGTCCAAACGGCGTTGTGTACGCCCAGCTTACCTGCTGCCCGCGATCAAGCCAATCCTCGCGCCGACATCAGCCTGAGCCAATTGAACCCTGCCGATAGCAATTTGGCCGTGAATGAATCGATTCGCCTGAATGTTATGTTGAATGTTAGTCGCGCAGTCCAGCGCAGCGATGTGCGCTTTGAGGTATTAACCAATGGCACAGTTGTATTTAGCGATAGCCTGATGCTGACCAAACTTGAGGCAGGCAACCAACGAATCTATGCTCAAACAATTTGGCAACCAACCAATGCTGGGGTTTATAGCTTGCGAGTCGTTGGCGATGGCGGCCAGCATGTGCAAGAAAGTAACGAAAACAATAATGTGCTTAGTCGCTCAATCAATATTGCTCCAACCGTGCCGCGCCGCCCAATTTTGAATGCGACAACGCTCAATAATCTGCAATTATCGAATAGCCCAACGCTCACGCTGAATGTCCAGCAACAAGCGGGCAGCGGTACACCAGTTTCAAGGCTGATTATCCAAGCCTATCAATATCAGGGCAATGCTGCCAACCCTCGCTTCCAAACGCCGGTGCTGCGGGCTACTACCACGATTAATCAGCCATCTTTGCCAACGGTACGGTTAAGCTTAGCAGGCTTAGATCCTGGTGCGGCTATTTTGTATGTTTGGGGCTATTCGAGCAATGGCTATAGCTTGATTCCGGCAATCGTGCGGCTAAATTATGCGCCGTTGCCCGCAACCATCAGCCAAAACCAAAAACATATCTATCGGTTTAGCCTCAAACGCGACCAAGCCCAAGCCTTTCGCTTACAAAACCAATTTGGTAATAGCAATTTGCACGCATGGGAACCGCATATCTGGACGGCTCCAACTCAGCAATCAACCAGCCTTGGCTTAGATCAAATTACCTATAATCCTACCCCACTAGCTGGCGAATACATCGTGCAAGTCAGTAGCAGCGATAGCAGTCGCTATCTGTTGACGGCGATACCCAACCCGCCAGCAGGCCGCAATCTTGAAGTGATCACTAGTAAACAACCACGGCCAATCTTTGAGGAGCCAAACCCATTCTTGCCGACTGATCAGATCTTTAACCCAATAGTGCAACGGTAAAAGTTGCTTTAGTCCTACATTCTAAATTAAGGTAGATCCAAAAATTAGCGGTATTCATGCCCTCACCCCCTGACCCCCTCTCCCGCACGCGAGGCGAGGGGGAACCACGAAACGAAACGCCCCTCTCCTGCCAAGCGAGGCGAGGGGGAATCATCTCAGCATGAGCGTTGGAACGCCCCCTCGCCCACCGCAGTGGGCGAGGGGTTGGG
Encoded here:
- a CDS encoding carboxypeptidase-like regulatory domain-containing protein, encoding MSLVLRRFGMIAFMVMFILALAIGSSAKAAPLADDVSIDLGDAPSSNNNFGLMMDAYSGVPAKYPTVFSTVPNGPSHILAKLIHLGPGVSQEDEADSGFDADGPNNIDPSANTPDQDRYDNAFLSPLDINSLPNCQPTQLRYQVTVDPSWTGGTIKLYTNLWFDWDRSGYWGGATFNCANATTTEWSVQNDVNVITGPGTYIFSTSAFLPVNTNSNKPLWMRISLSETPATNDDGRGPANRWKYGETEDYLLTGSDEPTPEPTKTFTPTPVPTRTFTPTPVPTRTFTPTPTNTATATSTNTPPPTRTFTPTPTPSGNDIISDLGDAPDSTNHFATGMLAYAPATGARYPTVFDPSTGLPEGPLHYDAKQVVLGNLSTFEREADTGPDADVVNNIQPSTNLPNLDKADDAFYLGVPTVNSFIPACQTEALDYRVTVNSVPAGVTRLYVNVWIDWNRSGFWGGSTQCNGGLANEWAVQNQMIPVVSGNYVTPNFLSGIQTSNLGDIWIRITISDSPATNDDGRGPSSGWKYGETEDYLLRYITNPTPTHTPTHTPTNTPTNTPTPSHTPTPLPAISDLGDAPDSSNNFGVNMTTYVTGVIARFPTVFGGPAPIGPFHRDARRYHLGRGVTFEREADIGFDMDYTHNISPTLNMNDQDRADDGLVSPRTLQAYQNCSATRFTYTVTNNTASPLTVYFNSWWDWNRSGNWGGTFQCPNGLSNEWAVQNQVIVLNPGVNTFTTPTFFPYHPPQRAGIWFRMTVSPTPASAADGRGPNAGWEFGETEDYIFMPDLGDAPDSNNSAAASILAYSPATQGFFPTIFNRVPAALPKGPLHQNLGMPYMLGKSLTAETDADIGLDDDATTNIQTALNRGNYDRADDTFAGGPPTANSFGHCRANTLPYTVRLPNNPAPTGSMVAYVNVWIDWGANGQWGTNYGCVDSLGITRVAREWAVQNQVVNLSGPNVYSLVTPVFYSYQPTLPFKPVWLRITISNTPATAADGRGPNTGWEYGETEDYQLKVLLTHVVSGHVFDTAGLPIVDANVYLYRRGTTGNPAPELVASAQTDEQGNYEVSGEANGDYLIFVEQAGYQSIWYKDAPTADQAQPISVDEPGVNRIDFTLVPNGEPEPTYEK
- a CDS encoding clostripain-related cysteine peptidase, producing MGTRLLRCCLLIGLLLSAMLPPIVEATPKAAPLVAIYILAYDNRLDSTMNLTPYYDATLTSITNATVGQPDLTAIVLADLAGMNDTHVRVVQNGNVNTLIGLPDIDGIIDSNLKEYDVTDGKTLGGFLLWAKSSYAGQNYTLSYIGHGVPIMPDIEISTISQPERPASSINLPPLPTRIGANADVTDHTLTTSISGYNALSPNDLALALAIAAPIGPRFAVIDVLMCFGGSVEALYPLAPYAEYLTASPNYAFFDPTMPGNALLGLNSNPNPLQMAQHILNSYHNQLPSSDHPRILSVIDADQLNNLKTTWDSASNAIYLNLLNSSQREATRTALFNAYLESRKYDLTYCEPSDWELNAPDGLVDLRSFAHGLSQSFANLNPQIASLAAQTRDRIRNSSGNSMVVVYRLADNDFPWFDPTPTQWIFDGLNPLGLDDDAAGLSLYADLQGIPVVGATELSWQAHWYHDDDTQLDNPHPLAFLADVTHRNGWDEVFQEYWRDIDVQTALCTPSLPAARDQANPRADISLSQLNPADSNLAVNESIRLNVMLNVSRAVQRSDVRFEVLTNGTVVFSDSLMLTKLEAGNQRIYAQTIWQPTNAGVYSLRVVGDGGQHVQESNENNNVLSRSINIAPTVPRRPILNATTLNNLQLSNSPTLTLNVQQQAGSGTPVSRLIIQAYQYQGNAANPRFQTPVLRATTTINQPSLPTVRLSLAGLDPGAAILYVWGYSSNGYSLIPAIVRLNYAPLPATISQNQKHIYRFSLKRDQAQAFRLQNQFGNSNLHAWEPHIWTAPTQQSTSLGLDQITYNPTPLAGEYIVQVSSSDSSRYLLTAIPNPPAGRNLEVITSKQPRPIFEEPNPFLPTDQIFNPIVQR